A window of Paenibacillus phoenicis genomic DNA:
GAGGAACAGATCGGGCAAGGCGCCAAGGTGGACTCGGCGGTGATCTTGAAAGGCGGCACTTCATCGGCGGTTTATGGGGTAAAAATAACCCAAGGAGACACCTGCCACGAAGCGGTACTAAGGCAATTTACCAACAGGGAGTGGCTGCAGGAAGAGCCGGAGCTCGCGTTGCACGAGACGGCGGCGCTGCAGGCGGCCCATGCGGCGGGACTGCCGTCGCCGCGTGTGCTCGCCTGCGATCCGGACGGCAGCGCTTACGGCGTGCCGTCCGTGCTGATGACCCGGCTGCCTGGCCGGGTCGTGTTGAACCCGGCGGATCTGCCGGAATGGCTGGACGGGCTTGCCCGGATGCTGGTGGAGATCCATGCGGCAGAAGCTCAGCCGATCAGATGGAACTATTTTACCTATAACGAGGTGTCCCGATTGTCTGTGCCCCAGTGGTCCCGTGTTCCTGAGGCGTGGCGGAGAATTATTGATCGCGTGCAAGGACCTGTACCATCATACGTGCCGCAATTCATTCATCGCGACTACCATCCGGCTAACGTGTTGTGGCAGGAGGGGGCGATCAGCGGGGTCGTGGATTGGGCCAATGCCTGCATGGGGCCGACCGGGATCGATACCGGCCACTGCCGATTGAATCTCGTGCAGATGTATGGGGTGGAGGCGGCGGATGCTTTTTTGGACAACTATCTTGCTCAAGCGCGGCGGGAGGGGTGCGACGTAAACGATCCCTATTGGGATATGCTATGCCTGATCGAAATGCTGCCAGGTCCGCCCGAAGTGTACCAGGATTGGCCGGATTTGGGACTGAACGGGTTAACGCCGGAGCTTCTCGCCCGCCGGTTGGACGAATACGCGGAGCGACTGATCCGGAAGCTGGATACCTCCGCCACCGAACGGTAAGAAACAAATAGAGGATGTGCTAACAAATTGAAACATTGGAAAGCCTATTTGACGTTTGTTAGGCCTTATACGAAATGGATCATACTTACCTTGTTTATCGGGATGCTGAAATTTGGCATTCCCTCCTTGCTGCCGCTGGTGCAGAAATATGTAGTGGACGATATTTTGCTGGGCGGTGCGATGGAGCTGGAGCAGAAGGTTTCGCAGCTGATGATCGTGCTGGGGGCCACGCTGTTCCTGTTTGTGATCGTGCGTGGTCCGGTGGAATATGCGCGGCAATATTTTGCCCAGTTGATCACGGCACGGATTTTGTTTGATCTGCGCAACAAGCTGTACGCGCACTTGCAGCGGCTCTCGCTGCGGTACTACCAAAACACGAAGGTGGGGGAGATCATATCCCGCTTTATTAACGACGCCGAGCAGACCAAGAACATCGTCGAGGTCGGCATGATGAACGTTTGGCTGGACATGTTTACGCTGGTGTTCGTGCTGGGATTTATGTTTTATCTGAACCCCTGGCTGACGCTGGTAGCGATTGCGATCTTCCCGCTGTACGCGATCGCGGTGAAAGTGCTGTACAAGCGCTTGAAGAAGCTGACCAAAGACCGTTCGGCGGCACTCGCCGGGATCCAGGCTTATTTGCATGAGCGGATTCAGGGCATTTCCGTTATCCGAAGCTTTGCGTTGGAACGTTATGACCGCAAACGATTTGAAGGGACCAACGGCCGGTTTCTGCAAAAAGCGTTGGCTCACAGCCGCTGGAACGCTTGGACGTTTGCCGTGATCAACACGCTGACCGATATCGCGCCGCTGCTGGTGATCGGGTACGGCGGGTATCAGGTGATTCACGGCGATTTGACGCTGGGGACGTTTGTGGCCTTTTTTGGATATCTCGATCGGCTTTACGCACCGTTAAGGAGATTAATTAACTCCTCGACCACGTTAACGCAGGCTTCGGCTTCGTGGGAGCGGGTGCTCGAGCTGATGGAGGAGCCGTACGATATGATCGATGCGCCGGATGCAAAGGTATTGCCGCAGGGCAGCCACGGCGTGATGTTCCGGGATGTGTGGTTCAAGTATCGGGAAGATGGCGATTGGGTGCTCAAAAACATCTCACTCGAAGTCAATCCCGGCCAAACCGTTGCCTTCGTTGGCATGAGCGGAGGCGGGAAATCGTC
This region includes:
- a CDS encoding phosphotransferase family protein, whose product is MTANMEKETFGLSQRTLRWVEEQIGQGAKVDSAVILKGGTSSAVYGVKITQGDTCHEAVLRQFTNREWLQEEPELALHETAALQAAHAAGLPSPRVLACDPDGSAYGVPSVLMTRLPGRVVLNPADLPEWLDGLARMLVEIHAAEAQPIRWNYFTYNEVSRLSVPQWSRVPEAWRRIIDRVQGPVPSYVPQFIHRDYHPANVLWQEGAISGVVDWANACMGPTGIDTGHCRLNLVQMYGVEAADAFLDNYLAQARREGCDVNDPYWDMLCLIEMLPGPPEVYQDWPDLGLNGLTPELLARRLDEYAERLIRKLDTSATER
- a CDS encoding ABC transporter ATP-binding protein; amino-acid sequence: MKHWKAYLTFVRPYTKWIILTLFIGMLKFGIPSLLPLVQKYVVDDILLGGAMELEQKVSQLMIVLGATLFLFVIVRGPVEYARQYFAQLITARILFDLRNKLYAHLQRLSLRYYQNTKVGEIISRFINDAEQTKNIVEVGMMNVWLDMFTLVFVLGFMFYLNPWLTLVAIAIFPLYAIAVKVLYKRLKKLTKDRSAALAGIQAYLHERIQGISVIRSFALERYDRKRFEGTNGRFLQKALAHSRWNAWTFAVINTLTDIAPLLVIGYGGYQVIHGDLTLGTFVAFFGYLDRLYAPLRRLINSSTTLTQASASWERVLELMEEPYDMIDAPDAKVLPQGSHGVMFRDVWFKYREDGDWVLKNISLEVNPGQTVAFVGMSGGGKSSLVGLIPRFYDVQRGALTVGGRDVREWTMESLRSRIGMVLQDNFLFSGSVRDNILFGRPDATEAEVIEAARAANAHDFIMQLPQGYDTEVGERGVKLSGGQKQRIAIARVFLKDPPILVLDEATSALDLESEHLIQQSLQQLSRARTTLIVAHRLSTITHADQIIVLKNGEIVERGTHDELMAIPDGVYAQLYNIQHLSPAESVELG